In the Takifugu flavidus isolate HTHZ2018 chromosome 11, ASM371156v2, whole genome shotgun sequence genome, one interval contains:
- the hmx2 gene encoding homeobox protein HMX2: MSSAGDSGSKCSSGPISSFTIQSILGTPSDAPRSGTKELSKVPPPPPRRRSLSVSSEEECSGGEDSADCFCSDTGHNERCTQHQAHNFSCLGPDKGLLPGSDGLARRPHLAQPLLQDYKEDRERPCHQMSPLSDERQADGADKQSSSAKKKTRTVFSRSQVYQLESTFDMKRYLSSSERACLASSLQLTETQVKTWFQNRRNKWKRQLSAELEAANMAHASAQTLVGMPLVFRDNSLLRVPVPRSIAFPTPLYYPGSNLPALPLYNLYNKIDY, from the exons ATGAGCAGCGCAGGAGACAGCGGGAGCAAGTGCTCTTCGGGCCCGATTTCCAGCTTCACCATCCAGTCTATTTTAGGGACTCCGTCCGATGCGCCGCGCTCCGGGACTAAAGAGCTCTCCAAGGTGCCGCCGCCTCCGCCGCGGAGGCGCTCCCTGTCGGTGTCCTCGGAGGAGGAGTGCAGCGGCGGGGAGGATTCAGCAGACTGCTTCTGCTCCGACACGGGTCACAACGAGCGATGCACGCAGCACCAAGCCCATAATTTCTCATGCTTAG GTCCCGATAAAGGACTCCTGCCTGGGAGCGACGGTCTGGCGCGGCGGCCGCACCTGGCACAGCCCCTGCTGCAGGATTACAAGGAGGACCGGGAGAGACCGTGCCATCAGATGTCACCTCTGTCCGACGAGAGGCAGGCAGACGGCGCGGACAAGCAGAGCAGCTCGGCCAAGAAGAAGACGCGCACGGTTTTCTCTCGGAGTCAGGTGTACCAGCTGGAGTCCACCTTCGACATGAAGCGCTACCTGAGCAGCTCGGAGCGGGCCTGCTTAGCCTCCAGCCTCCAGCTGACGGAGACTCAAGTCAAGACGTGGTTTCAAAACAGGAGGAACAAATGGAAACGGCAGCTTTCGGCTGAACTGGAGGCGGCCAACATGGCACACGCCTCCGCACAGACATTAGTGGGGATGCCGCTGGTTTTCAGAGATAACTCGTTACTGCGCGTCCCCGTCCCCCGCTCCATCGCCTTCCCGACGCCCCTTTATTACCCGGGGAGCAACCTGCCAGCGTTACCTTTATATAACCTGTACAACAAGATTGATTACTGA